The following proteins are co-located in the Frigidibacter mobilis genome:
- a CDS encoding metal-dependent hydrolase, whose amino-acid sequence MQITWLGHSGFRIQIEGAVLLVDPWMTGNPMFPAERRDAALEGATHVLLTHGHGDHSADAAAIAAELDIPVVGIPELVGWLTRQHGLKGFDFNKGGTVDLAGAKVTMVNAVHSSSVSSAAGPVYAGTESGYMIAGEGHVIYLSGDTDVMADMAVFNDLHAPDIGILACGGHYTMDMQRAAYAAKKFFDFKTVIPCHYRTFPLLAQSAAPLTAALPGVDVIEPEVMVPITL is encoded by the coding sequence ATGCAAATCACCTGGCTTGGCCATTCGGGCTTTCGGATCCAGATCGAGGGGGCGGTGCTGCTGGTGGATCCCTGGATGACCGGCAACCCGATGTTCCCCGCAGAACGCCGCGACGCGGCGCTGGAGGGCGCGACGCATGTGCTGCTGACGCATGGGCATGGCGACCATTCCGCCGATGCCGCCGCCATTGCGGCAGAGCTGGACATCCCCGTGGTGGGCATTCCCGAACTGGTCGGCTGGCTGACCCGGCAGCACGGGCTCAAGGGCTTCGACTTCAACAAGGGCGGCACCGTCGATCTGGCCGGGGCCAAGGTGACGATGGTCAATGCGGTGCATTCCTCCTCGGTCTCCTCGGCGGCGGGGCCGGTCTATGCCGGCACCGAGTCGGGCTACATGATCGCCGGCGAGGGCCATGTGATCTACCTGTCCGGCGATACCGACGTGATGGCCGACATGGCCGTTTTCAACGACCTGCACGCGCCCGATATCGGCATTCTGGCCTGCGGCGGACATTACACGATGGACATGCAGCGCGCGGCCTATGCGGCGAAGAAATTCTTCGACTTCAAGACCGTCATCCCCTGCCACTACCGCACCTTCCCGCTGCTGGCGCAGTCGGCCGCGCCGCTGACCGCGGCGCTGCCCGGCGTCGACGTGATCGAACCCGAGGTGATGGTGCCAATCACGCTGTAG
- a CDS encoding DsrE family protein, producing the protein MNLFRLSLAALLAGLLAAPLAAQDAAPMASSQPAKVAIHVDQDDPATMNMALNNAANIARHYGDLGQEVVIEIVTYGPGVHMLRADTSPVADRIGMMAMEMDNISFSVCLNTVEAMEQKAKKEVPLLEEATEVPSGAVRLMELQQQGYAYLRP; encoded by the coding sequence ATGAACCTGTTCCGTCTGTCGCTCGCCGCTCTGCTGGCCGGGCTGCTTGCCGCGCCGCTGGCGGCGCAGGATGCCGCGCCGATGGCATCCAGCCAGCCCGCGAAGGTGGCCATCCATGTCGACCAGGATGACCCGGCGACCATGAACATGGCCCTGAACAATGCCGCCAACATCGCCAGGCATTACGGCGATCTGGGGCAGGAGGTGGTGATCGAGATCGTCACCTATGGCCCCGGCGTCCACATGCTGCGCGCCGATACCTCGCCCGTTGCCGACCGGATCGGGATGATGGCGATGGAGATGGACAATATCAGCTTCTCGGTCTGCCTGAACACCGTCGAGGCGATGGAGCAGAAGGCCAAGAAAGAGGTGCCGCTGCTGGAGGAGGCCACCGAAGTGCCCTCGGGCGCGGTGCGGCTGATGGAGCTGCAGCAGCAGGGCTACGCCTATCTGCGGCCATAG
- a CDS encoding nucleoside deaminase, translating to MTGFRSHMDAALAEARAAGARGEVPVGAVVVSPEGRVVAAAGNRTREMADPTAHAEILALRAACAALGSERLPGHDLYVTLEPCPMCAAAIGFARIARLYYGAADPKSGGVAQGARVFAHPQCHHAPEVYDGIGARESERLLREFFAGRRGGGAAPS from the coding sequence ATGACCGGGTTCCGCAGCCATATGGACGCCGCCCTTGCCGAGGCCCGGGCCGCGGGCGCGCGCGGTGAGGTGCCTGTGGGCGCGGTCGTGGTCTCGCCCGAAGGCCGAGTCGTCGCCGCCGCCGGCAACCGCACCCGCGAAATGGCCGATCCCACCGCCCATGCCGAGATCCTCGCCCTGCGCGCCGCCTGTGCCGCGCTCGGGTCGGAGCGCCTGCCCGGCCATGACCTCTACGTCACGCTCGAACCCTGCCCGATGTGCGCCGCCGCCATCGGCTTCGCCCGCATCGCGCGGCTCTACTACGGCGCCGCCGATCCCAAATCGGGCGGCGTGGCGCAGGGCGCCCGGGTCTTTGCCCACCCGCAATGCCACCATGCGCCCGAGGTCTATGACGGCATCGGCGCGCGCGAGTCGGAACGGCTGCTGCGGGAGTTCTTCGCAGGCCGCAGGGGAGGGGGCGCTGCCCCCTCCTGA